A single region of the Alosa alosa isolate M-15738 ecotype Scorff River chromosome 6, AALO_Geno_1.1, whole genome shotgun sequence genome encodes:
- the aatka gene encoding serine/threonine-protein kinase LMTK1 isoform X3 yields MRLYEVQFLKSSDLGRHSLLYLKEIGHGWFGKVLLGEVNAGLSTTQVVVKELKASASVQDQMQFLEEAQPYRTLQHPALLQCLAQCSEVTPYLLVMEFCPLGDVKGYLRSCRASDTVTPDPLILQRMACEIASGLLHLHKHNFIHSDLALRNCLLTSEMTVKIGDYGLSHSRYRDDYFVTADQIWVPLRWIAPELIDEVHGNLLVVDQTKASNVWSLGVTIWELFELANQPYRHYSDRQVLTYAIKEQQLKLPKPLLKVPLSERWYEVMQFCWLQPEQRPVAEEVHLLLSYLCAKGMSEAEEDFEKRWNSLRPGMGGLGGGSCGGEVDGAVEGGSPGASAAEMAASSVSSSFPLLEHFSGADGFHTAEAGDDILTVTETSHGLNFEYKWQQARAEQPYCSSSTTGTLGQSNPHYEDIYYPLENVAAAAGGKGEGLALGVSPSYYESDHLGVVPVLSAHSPSVSSEYYIRIEEPVECNIRLEDTNLDYSPGLDASQSSAFSAGGRERPAVADPEPNTYWSAAEGRRKTSAYDSDDASPDISLCMEPLPRRVSEGASSADHERPRQYFSPSERGGTAFHCDQPLSPDDQDARHRRERYMDEQEGRWSPLSSRGQRLTGLDTPMGISLSLSSPSLGCCDPYLEANQASSAERSAATEGYYDMTGTLQKSLPRPHYISINVEVGDGLHVGSAASEQEEDDDLFTEAEATNWTSNQSANNNSLNFDSRPAAGFQDIYLDLHHTTPSSSINASKSEKVAVKDNSGTSKPVSYLEAIGSDSSSTSTILTTDLSGECETYIHLCHKGGQETASPVTLHPSIDNSQLTEPVSHSGETIAVCKKASEKIPNLSVEESRPHSGGRAQNHSTNSTKPQTEVFRPPSNFTDINPTQANHSETGNVWGLNTCNTRLSTPSINILSGKKVSHAEVLSECISISEGSGLGDSGVNMGCSSISLIDIYDCSDDDTADVTSGVLADSPLDYAEVGDVSLAHRPLLRPVKAPHVEEAINLASSSSPCESFSLDVYHTSVQPKSLDSGYDTENNESPEFILKDLEGKPILSVSLESDEPDLVLQLDLDESIEGVLLTPSSNTDEPQLGRLNERNPYRDSAYFSDYDAENDRSPSDGVSSFFGGRGDDGDDIVRLRAEKGERVPESERREGYCFASLKDSRVVSHSPSFSDREFDPSSSSSPFAASPALNVLSPFPPQMGGCLTKESAPDDGIGLETEHSVDEASSDCCLSSPMEGSSGSQDTVAAAATLADKGSGDYSPVVSLDSNSTLADLSEETLQDTVDREEHRDDREDNNPDLQLDVKKIGEGDDTDGDDTPSNGDGAYDTVLMAELASPDLGLDGDLRAPLGDGEDADEEDSDDSESDEELRSYNIQEEPSDESDEDFTAVPVVVSERSSARHLRSLLKMPTLLTQSFCDELERKKKAVSFFDDVTVFLFDQESPTGDLADYSFPPGAEANCHPSEVQTSNPSDGNNAENSDENAEEGGCFEWEEEDFPLMPSPTSAEPAPDAMVFPPSPPSKVAEEKPAPQLSRFSVSRFSITHVSDSDVDSVGGCSEDGERE; encoded by the exons CACCCTGCAGCATCCTGCTCTGCTGCAGTGCCTAGCTCAGTGCTCAGAGGTCACTCCTTACCTGCTGGTTATGGAGTTCTGTCCCCTG GGGGATGTGAAGGGGTACTTACGCAGCTGTCGGGCGTCGGACACTGTGACCCCTGACCCGTTGATCCTCCAGCGGATGGCGTGCGAGATTGCTTCTGGCCTTCTGCACCTTCACAAACATAACTTCATTCACAG TGACCTGGCACTCAGGAACTGTTTGCTCACGTCTGAGATGACGGTGAAGATTGGGGACTATGGCCTCTCTCACAGTCGCTACAGG GATGACTACTTTGTGACAGCAGATCAGATTTGGGTGCCTCTGCGCTGGATAGCTCCCGAGCTTATCGACGAAGTCCATGGGAACCTGCTGGTGGTGGACCAAACCAAAGCAAGCAATGTATG GTCCTTGGGGGTGACCATCTGGGAGCTGTTTGAGCTGGCCAATCAGCCATACCGACACTACTCTGACCGGCAGGTGCTCACCTACGCCATCAAAGAGCAGCAACTCAAGCTGCCCAAGCCTCTCCTCAAGGTGCCCCTGTCCGAGCGCTG GTACGAGGTGATGCAGTTCTGCTGGCTCCAGCCAGAGCAGAGGCCGGTGGCCGAGGAGGTGCACCTGCTGCTGAGCTACCTGTGCGCCAAGGGCATGAGCGAGGCCGAGGAGGACTTCGAGAAGCGCTGGAACTCCCTGCGGCCCGGCATGGGCGGCCTGGGCGGCGGCAGCTGTGGCGGTGAAGTCGACGGTGCCGTTGAGGGCGGCTCGCCCGGAGCCTCGGCCGCGGAGATGGCCGCCTCCTCGGTGTCTTCCTCCTTCCCCCTGCTGGAGCACTTCTCCGGAGCCGATGGCTTCCACACGGCCGAGGCCGGGGACGACATCCTGACCGTCACCGAGACTAGCCACGGGCTGAACTTTGAGTACAAGTGGCAGCAGGCCCGAGCCGAGCAGCCCTACTGCTCCTCGTCCACCACGGGCACGCTAGGCCAGAGCAACCCCCACTATGAGGACATCTACTACCCCCTGGAGAACGTTGCGGCGGCAGCGGGCGGCAAAGGAGAGGGCCTGGCCCTGGGGGTGTCCCCCTCGTACTATGAGTCGGACCACTTAGGGGTGGTGCCCGTGCTAAGCGCCCACAGCCCGTCGGTCAGCAGCGAGTACTACATCCGCATCGAGGAGCCGGTGGAATGCAACATCCGCCTGGAGGACACCAACCTGGACTACAGCCCCGGGCTGGATGCCAGCCAAAGCAGCGCCTTTTCCGCGGGGGGCAGGGAGCGTCCGGCGGTGGCCGACCCCGAGCCCAATACCTACTGGTCAGCGGCCGAGGGCCGCCGCAAAACGAGTGCCTACGATTCCGACGACGCCAGCCCGGACATCTCCCTCTGCATGGAGCCGCTCCCGAGGCGTGTGTCCGAGGGCGCCAGCTCCGCTGACCATGAGAGGCCCAGGCAGTACTTCTCCCCGAGCGAGAGGGGGGGCACCGCATTTCACTGTGACCAGCCACTATCTCCGGACGATCAGGACGCCCGGCACAGGAGGGAGCGCTACATGGATGAACAGGAGGGACGCTGGAGCCCCCTGAGCAGCAGGGGTCAGCGGCTCACGGGCCTGGACACCCCCATGGGCATCTCCCTGTCTCTCAGCAGTCCCAGCCTCGGTTGCTGTGACCCTTACCTAGAGGCCAACCAGGCCTCCAGCGCAGAGAGGAGTGCAGCTACTGAGGGCTATTATGATATGACGGGGACACTGCAGAAGAGCCTGCCCAGGCCCCACTACATCAGTATCAATGTCGAGGTGGGAGATGGCCTGCACGTAGGGTCTGCCGCTTCTGAACAAGAGGAGGATGATGACCTCTTCACTGAGGCTGAGGCCACAAACTGGACTTCAAACCAGTCAGCTAATAACAATAGTTTAAACTTTGATAGCAGACCAGCTGCTGGTTTTCAAGACATCTACCTGGacctgcaccacaccacaccttcTTCCAGCATCAATGCCTCAAAGTCTGAAAAAGTAGCGGTCAAAGATAATTCTGGTACCTCCAAGCCTGTGTCCTACCTGGAAGCGATAGGAAGCGATAGCTCATCCACCAGCACGATTCTGACCACAGATTTATCTGGTGAATGCGAAACATATATTCATTTGTGCCATAAGGGTGGACAGGAGACAGCGTCACCTGTTACACTCCACCCATCTATAGACAATTCCCAACTAACTGAGCCAGTTTCACATTCTGGAGAGACAATTGCAGTGTGTAAAAAAGCCTCAGAGAAAATCCCAAACCTCTCTGTGGAGGAGAGTAGGCCTCATAGTGGAGGAAGAGCCCAAAACCATTCCACCAACTCCACCAAGCCTCAGACAGAAGTGTTCCGACCCCCTTCTAATTTCACAGACATTAACCCAACCCAAGCGAATCACTCAGAGACAGGCAATGTGTGGGGTCTTAATACCTGTAACACGCGCCTCTCTACACCCAGTATTAACATTCTCTCCGGCAAGAAGGTGTCCCATGCGGAGGTCCTATCCGAGTGCATATCCATCTCCGAGGGCAGTGGACTGGGCGACAGCGGGGTCAACATGGGCTGCTCCAGCATTAGCCTGATAGACATATACGACTGTAGCGACGACGACACCGCAGATGTCACCTCGGGGGTGCTTGCGGACTCGCCCTTGGACTACGCCGAGGTCGGCGACGTCAGCCTGGCCCACAGACCCCTGCTGAGGCCGGTGAAAGCGCCCCACGTCGAGGAGGCCATCAACCTGGCCTCCAGCAGCAGCCCCTGCGAGAGCTTCAGCCTGGACGTCTACCACACGTCCGTCCAGCCCAAGTCGCTGGACAGCGGCTACGACACGGAGAACAACGAATCGCCCGAGTTCATCCTGAAGGATCTGGAGGGAAAACCCATCCTCAGCGTGAGCCTGGAATCCGACGAGCCCGACTTGGTCCTCCAGCTCGACTTGGATGAGAGCATCGAGGGAGTCCTCTTGACCCCGTCAAGCAACACCGACGAGCCGCAGCTCGGCCGCCTGAATGAGAGGAACCCTTACCGGGACTCGGCCTACTTCTCCGACTACGACGCGGAAAATGACAGGAGCCCCAGTGACGGGGTCAGCAGTTTCTTCGGCGGCCGCGGCGACGACGGGGACGATATTGTCAGGCTCCGCGCGGAGAAGGGGGAAAGGGTCCCGGAGAGTGAGAGGCGCGAGGGCTACTGTTTTGCATCTCTGAAGGACAGCCGAGTCGTCTCCCACTCCCCTTCGTTCTCTGACAGGGAGTTTGATCCCAGCTCCTCGTCTTCTCCCTTCGCCGCCTCCCCCGCGCTGAACGTGCTGTCGCCCTTCCCTCCGCAGATGGGGGGATGCCTGACAAAGGAGTCGGCGCCCGACGACGGGATAGGACTGGAGACGGAGCACTCGGTCGACGAGGCGTCGTCGGACTGCTGCTTGTCCAGCCCGATGGAGGGCTCGTCCGGTTCACAGGACACCGTGGCGGCGGCGGCGACGCTTGCAGACAAAGGCAGTGGCGATTACTCGCCGGTGGTGTCGCTGGACTCCAACTCCACCCTGGCGGACTTGAGCGAAGAGACCCTCCAAGACACGGTGGACAGAGAGGAGCACAGAGACGACAGAGAGGACAACAACCCCGACTTGCAGCTGGACGTGAAGAAGATCGGCGAGGGGGACGACACCGATGGGGACGACACGCCGAGCAACGGAGACGGCGCGTACGACACGGTGCTGATGGCCGAGCTGGCCTCGCCCGACCTGGGCCTGGACGGGGACCTGCGCGCCCCGCTGGGGGACGGCGAGGACGCCGACGAGGAGGACTCGGACGACAGCGAGTCGGACGAGGAGCTGCGCAGCTACAACATCCAGGAGGAGCCGAGCGACGAGAGCGACGAGGACTTCACCGCCGTGCCGGTGGTGGTGAGCGAGCGCAGCAGTGCGCGGCACCTCCGCAGCCTCCTCAAGATGCCCACGCTGCTCACGCAGTCCTTCTGCGACGAGCTGGAGCGCAAGAAGAAAGCCGTCTCCTTCTTTGATGACGTCACCGTATTCCTTTTTGACCAG GAGAGCCCAACAGGGGACTTGGCAGACTACAGCTTTCCACCAGGAGCAGAGGCCAATTGCCATCCCTCAGAAGTGCAGACCTCCAACCCATCAGACGGCAACAACGCTGAAAACTCAGATGAAAACGCAGAAG AAGGGGGCTGTTTTgaatgggaggaggaggacttTCCTCTGATGCCCAGCCCTACCTCAGCAGAGCCTGCTCCAGACGCCATGGTGTTTCCCCCGAGCCCTCCCTCAAAGGTGGCCGAGGAGAAGCCCGCCCCACAACTGTCACGCTTCAGCGTCTCCCGCTTCTCCATCACACACGTGTCGGACTCCGATGTGGACTCAGTGGGAG gttgCAGTGAGGATGGAGAACGTGAGTGA